The Planktothrix agardhii NIES-204 genome segment GAATTGAAATTAATTAAGAAGTTGCAGTCCCCGTTTATTGACATCCGCCCCGCCGTAAAACGGGCGGGGATTCCATCTATTTCAACAAATCAAAGATTGACAATTGTTGAAATCCTGGACGGGTTGACGCTTCATCGAGATGCGCTTTCTTTGCAGAAAGTCTGACCTTCTCTCCACGTCCGTTTAGAGTCTCCGAAAGCCCTCCGGCGACTAAAATATTTACTGCGGCATTGACATCTCGATCATGAGAAGTGCCACAATTAAGACAAATCCACTCTCTAATATTTAGCTCTTTTTTGCCACCGCGAAAACCACAACAAGAGCAAGTCTGAGAAGTTGGAGTCCATCTATCAATCACCCGAAAATCACGTCCGTACATCAATGACTTAGCTTCTAACATAGTTCTAAAACTACGCCAACCTAAATCAGAAATAGCACGGGCTAATTTCCTGTTTTTAACCATCCCTGAAACATTCAAGTCTTCCAAGACTATTGTTTGATTCTCACGAATAATCTTAGTTGACAGTTTATGAAGAAAATCGTTTCGGGTATCGGAAATCTTAGCGTGAAGTTTAGCTAGTTTCTTTCTAGCAACTTCCCTTCTTCTGCTATCCTTCTGTTTTCTTGACAAATTTTGCTGTAATCTCCTTAAACGCTTTAATTGTTTCTTTAAAGGTTTAGGAGATTTAACTTTTTCACCGTTACTTAAT includes the following:
- a CDS encoding putative transposase gives rise to the protein MKLRYRYRIYPTDQQKGLISRLFGCCRVVFNDALAYCQDQYRAGSKKPSSGELSKRLTELKKTEEKIWLGEVSSIPLQQSLRDLEQAYSNFFKSCKVQRKGKKVKPPKFKKRKSKQSAKFTDNGFKLYPNSDYIYLAKIGDIKVIWSRELPAAPSSITLIKDSADRYFVSFVVEFNPQQLPKNGRSVGIDLGITDFATLSNGEKVKSPKPLKKQLKRLRRLQQNLSRKQKDSRRREVARKKLAKLHAKISDTRNDFLHKLSTKIIRENQTIVLEDLNVSGMVKNRKLARAISDLGWRSFRTMLEAKSLMYGRDFRVIDRWTPTSQTCSCCGFRGGKKELNIREWICLNCGTSHDRDVNAAVNILVAGGLSETLNGRGEKVRLSAKKAHLDEASTRPGFQQLSIFDLLK